One region of Carassius gibelio isolate Cgi1373 ecotype wild population from Czech Republic chromosome A1, carGib1.2-hapl.c, whole genome shotgun sequence genomic DNA includes:
- the LOC128016879 gene encoding G-protein coupled receptor 26, producing MNLLDIFLESLIVVIAVVSLVANLLVLLCFTCSAQVRSQVPGIFIMNLSFCNILITVLNMPSTLLGVVKHQKPFGDHFCYTVSFMDTFLTTNTMLSMAALSIDRWIAVVFPLTYSSKMRLKNAALMVSYAWLHSLAFSLTSLLLSWVDYSPAYASCTLHLRNDAESRVHFTVFTAVFHACTFVVSLLILCFTYLKVLQVARFHCKRIDVITVQTLLLLVDIHPSVKQRCLLEQKKRRQRATKKIGIFIGSFVLCFAPYVITRLTELSPSVKIDHYWGIISKCLVYSKAASDPFVYSLLRRQYKKVLFGVCNRILGRNLYRLSGNSSPSGMENECYSQRVNKLTEANCH from the exons ATGAACTTGTTGGACATATTTCTAGAGTCGCTCATCGTTGTAATTGCAGTGGTGTCGCTCGTGGCGAACTTGCTAGTGTTACTATGTTTCACCTGCAGCGCACAAGTTCGTTCACAGGTGCCGGGGATCTTCATCATGAACCTCTCATTCTGCAACATCCTCATCACTGTTCTCAACATGCCTTCCACCCTACTTGGGGTCGTAAAACACCAAAAGCCTTTTGGCGACCACTTTTGTTATACAGTGAGTTTTATGGACACTTTCTTGACTACCAACACAATGTTGAGCATGGCAGCTCTCAGCATAGACCGCTGGATAGCCGTGGTTTTTCCTTTGACTTATTCCAGCAAAATGAGACTCAAGAATGCCGCACTAATGGTCAGCTATGCTTGGCTTCACTCGCTCGCATTCTCGCTCACTAGTCTGCTGCTGTCCTGGGTCGATTACAGCCCCGCGTACGCTTCTTGCACCTTGCACCTGAGAAACGATGCTGAGAGCCGTGTTCATTTCACGGTGTTCACCGCAGTGTTCCACGCATGTACTTTCGTCGTCTCGCTTTTGATCCTATGCTTTACCTACCTGAAAGTGCTACAAGTGGCGCGCTTTCATTGTAAGAGGATAGATGTAATAACGGTGCAGACGCTTTTACTACTTGTCGACATTCACCCAag TGTGAAACAACGGTGCTTACTGGAGCAGAAGAAAAGGAGACAGAGGGCCACCAAGAAAATCGGCATATTCATCGGGTCGTTCGTCCTGTGCTTCGCCCCCTATGTCATAACACG ACTGACTGAACTGTCTCCTTCAGTAAAAATCGACCATTATTGGGGGATCATAAGCAAGTGCTTAGTGTACAGCAAAGCTGCCTCTGACCCTTTTGTCTACTCCCTCTTACGCCGACAATATAAGAAGGTCCTTTTTGGAGTTTGCAACAGGATTTTGGGACGGAACTTATACAGACTTTCTGGTAACAGCAGTCCCTCAGGCATGGAGAATGAATGCTACTCACAAAGGGTTAACAAGCTGACGGAGGCTAACTGTCACTAG